The DNA window CTTATAAATATAGGATATATCCTAATGAAACTCAAGCGAATACAATTAATCAAACTTTTGGTTGTACTAGACTTGTATATAACAGATTCTTAGCTCAGAGAAAAAAATTGTATGAGACAGAGAAAAAATCTGTAACTTACAATACTCAAGCTAGAGAACTCCCCCTACTAAAAAATAAATTCCCATTCTTGAAAAAGGTTGATTCAATAGCGTTACAACAAGCACTTAAAAATTTAGAAATTGCATATAAAAATTTCTTTCAAAAGCGTACAGTATTTCCCAAATTTAAATCTAAAAGATCAAGTAGAAAATCATATAATACAGTATCTACAAGTAATAATATCAGAGTTGAAGGTAACTATTTAAAGCTCCCAAAGCTAGGTTTAAAATTAAACTTCATAGACAGACCTCAAAATTATATAATTAAATCAGCTACCATTAGCCAAGAGCCTAACGGTGCTTACTAACTGAGTTTGAAAAGGATATTAAAGAAGTTCCAAGCGATAATAATATTGTTGGGTTTGATTTTGCTATGTCTGAACTTTTTGTTAGCTCCGATAACCAAAGGGCTGACTATCCAAGATTTTTTAGAAAGTTAGAAGCTAAATTAGCTAAAGCTCAAAGAGAATTATCAAGAAAAGTTAAATTCTCACAAAATTGGTGTAAAGCAAAATTAAAAGTTGCTAAAATCCACCAAACTATCAAAAACAGTAGAAAAGATTTTCTACATAAATTGTCAAAAGAACTTGTTACAAAGTACAATGCCATATGTATTGAAGACCTCAATATGAAAGGTATGAGTCAAGCATTAAACTTTGGTAAATCTATCGCTGATAATGGTTGGAGTATCTTTACAACCATGCTTCAATACAAATCAATGTTTTTAGGTAAACAAGTAATTAAGATTGATAAATGGTTTCCGTCATCTAAAACTTGTTCATTTTGTGGTGCTATAAAAACTGAATTGTCACTATCTTCAAGAGTTTATAAATATGATAGATGTAACTCAGAGATAGACAGAGACCTAAATGCAAGTATAAACGTTCGTGAGGTAGGTAGAAGCCTACTAGCCTATTAAAATATATATCAGGGTAGGAACTATCCGCAGAGTGTAATTAATATATCTGACATGAGTCAGATACTTCTCACGAAGCCCCGCCCTCTATTAGGGCGGTGGTAGTTCACTTTATTTCTTTAGGAAAATTAGGATTATACATTCCCATAAATTCATATTTAGTTGATAATTTTTTTTCTATTAATCTAGATATTTCTTCTAATGTAAATTCTAAAACTTCATTTCTCAAATCTTTTTTCTTTAAAAATTCAATTAATGTATTGGAAGTTAAAAATTTATTTGAATCTATTTTTAAAATATATATCGAAGATTTTGACATCTTTTCTCTTTTTTTTATTTCAAATATATTTTGTTCATCCATATTTTTTAATTTAGTTAATATTAAGTTCATAGATCCCACCTTTTTTTATTTTATTATTTCTAATTATTTTATAAAAAATAAAAACTCTACGTTTGAATCATAAGTCAAAAAACATAAAATTTCAAGCTTTTTTTGACTTTGTATTCAAATTCTTAGATCTAACTTTGAAAGTTCCATTTTTTCTATTTTAAATCACTTAATTTTAATACGCTCTAATTTAGAAAAAATTGAAAAAACATTTTCTAAATAAAAACACTATTGACATAATAGTGCGAATATGGTATTATTAATTGAAACCGATGATTAAGTAAATTTAATACCCCCCAAAAATTTATTTAAATCTTTTTATTTTAACACTCCCCCGTGTTATAAAAACCTTCCTTTTCCCCAAAAGGAAGGTTTTTTATTTTTATATCTTCTAGAATATAGCCCAAATCTTCTAATTATTTTAAAGTTTTTAGGTGGAATATGTGCTAATAATCTTCCAATGAATTGAGTCATGGAAAGAGTTAGAAATATTTTCTTTGGAGAGTCAAGTTTTTGATATCAAAATGTAATAGAGGAGTCCGTAATATCAGTAATCCTATATTCAGCTATTGTAGGGTGCGTGAGATATCGTCCAATATATTTAGTAATTTCAAAAACATTATTAATTTTTTTATCAGATTTTACATAGAATCCATCGTTTTATTTACGATAACACAAAGAAATTTTATTTTTTATATAGAAAAATTTGTTTTAAAAATAAATTTAAACCAAGAATTTTTGCTTTTAAAAAGCTTAGTTTTCTTGGATTTTTTATTTTTTGTTAATTAATAAAATATTATATATTTTTTAAGTTACCCTCATTAATAAGTGTTTATTTTTATCAAAATATTAGAAAATTAGAAAAATTACATTGTTTATAGTTGTTTATATTGTTATATATTGTTTATATTGTTATGTACAAAAAAAAATATAAAAAAAGCTTGTTTAAGCATTGATTTTATTATGAAAAGTAATGTTTTTATTACCACGTATTACTGGGGACTTGTTGCACGCATTAATGAGGGTGTTTACACGCATTAATGAGGGTACTTACACGTATTAGTGAGGGTACTTACACGTATTAGTGAGGGTTTTTTAAAATTTAAACGTATTACTGGGGGTAATTTATTCATTTATTATATTTGCACGCATTAGTGAGGTATATTTTATAAGAAAAAATGACTGTTTTTAAGAATAATTTATATATTTTTATAAGAAATTATGTTAAAATATATAAAAAATTGAATGATTTTCTAGATAACCCCCATTATTAAGTGTAAAAAAATTTAGATTATTTTTAAGGAGATAAATTAATGAGTAAGTGGTATGAAGAGGAAGTTATAGATACACCAGAAACAGAGATAGTAGAAGAAAATATCTATGTAGATGAAGATTTTATTAAAAATAAATCCTTAGTTCGTGTTGATATGAACGTTATACAATATCCACTTTTTTCTAAAAATACAAGAAGAAAAGTAAATCAAATTGTAAAATATTATTTTAATAAAAATCGTGATACATATATAAATGTTACACCAAAAGCAGGAGATTATATACCTGGAGAATTAGAAGAAAAAGTTTTTATAGCCTTAATGAAAGTTATGAAAAATAAAGGTATGCCAAGAAGATTTATTGTAACAGCAGCAGAGCTAAAAAAAGAACTAAAGCTAACAACTAAAGATTATGTAAAAAGGATTAAAGAAAGTTTATCAAGATTAGCAACTTCTAACTATAACTTTAAAAATACAATGTATTCTTCTGTGAATAAATCAATCTTAACTCAAGATATTGAAACAACAATTCTATCACTAAAAACAATTAGACTTGATGATAGAAAAAATAAAACTCTTAAAGATCAGATCAGTGATAACAGAATAAAAGAAGTTTATGAAATATCCGTATCAGATCATTTTTACAATAATATAATGACAAAAGGTTATATGGTTTATAATTCTGATATTTTATTAGATATAGATACCAGTACGGCTCGTACAATTTATATGTTAATAGAAAAGCTTAGATATCATGAGCTTTACTTAAGAATAGACACACTTTTTTTAATAAAAAGAATTCCATTAAAGTTTAATCCTAAAAATCCACATAATACTATAAAAATTTTAGAAAATAATTTAAACGAATTAAAAATAAAAAATTTAATTAAAGAGTTTAATTTTGTAAAAGATAGTACTTGGGAAAAATCAGAGATAGAGATACATTTTTATGAAGATTCAGCTGAAGAAAAACAAGAGAGATTTTTCGATGATTTTAATGATTTTAAAAATATTTCTACTCAATTAACAATATCTGCAACAGAGCACGATACATTAACTGAAAACGAAAAAGAACAATTGGAAAAAACAATTATAACTAAAGAGTTGATAGAAGAATTATTTAATAAGTTACCAAATATAGCTAAAAAATTGAAATCTATGCCAAAAACTATAGCAGATAGTATTGAAAAATATGGAGAAGAAAAAGTAAGAGGAACAATAGCTTATTTAAATAAGCAAAAAAAATTAACTAGTCCAAGAGCATTTTTCTTAAAAGCTTTAGAAAATGATTGGGCAGGAGATATTATTATAGAAAAAACTAAAAAAGAAAATTTATCTCAAGAAAAAATTGAAATAAGAAAAGATGAAGTAATTGA is part of the Cetobacterium somerae genome and encodes:
- a CDS encoding replication initiation protein; its protein translation is MSKWYEEEVIDTPETEIVEENIYVDEDFIKNKSLVRVDMNVIQYPLFSKNTRRKVNQIVKYYFNKNRDTYINVTPKAGDYIPGELEEKVFIALMKVMKNKGMPRRFIVTAAELKKELKLTTKDYVKRIKESLSRLATSNYNFKNTMYSSVNKSILTQDIETTILSLKTIRLDDRKNKTLKDQISDNRIKEVYEISVSDHFYNNIMTKGYMVYNSDILLDIDTSTARTIYMLIEKLRYHELYLRIDTLFLIKRIPLKFNPKNPHNTIKILENNLNELKIKNLIKEFNFVKDSTWEKSEIEIHFYEDSAEEKQERFFDDFNDFKNISTQLTISATEHDTLTENEKEQLEKTIITKELIEELFNKLPNIAKKLKSMPKTIADSIEKYGEEKVRGTIAYLNKQKKLTSPRAFFLKALENDWAGDIIIEKTKKENLSQEKIEIRKDEVIDEKFLQLEASFELLTQEEKDEIEKNAFKNYIKICGMNTKIQKMAFNAGKKRIILNYLNEIDYFNCNSSPELEVIEIEEKNKSYSEPLTKEFLSLAKDYINNVLIMLEGDFSKEELLRLKMRLTKEVLAGNIQTIDDVQNKVEEILLGK